A single region of the Armatimonadota bacterium genome encodes:
- a CDS encoding polysaccharide deacetylase family protein, with the protein MRTVSRLLQLFFLSLILSAAALGAEYSDLLQEAVANIELGKYDDAFQAVEQAFALNSSDLLGHLALGTIYLHVGNLSDAEKEYHHAIAANPNEWRAHYALAICALLKGDRLGMEKWAKLAEKINNSSKEISLLRCYLDYVDGKAADCIAPESTLAKQIRAMAKLKAGDIESASNLLVDVLQSPAPPGFEEFRAPIATFDKKQPIALPNGKLSKKHPQQKNAPVVSGIVTLTADASKLEQVAYVVFFVDKNFVGVTNYSPFRFDWNTLNHPNGLHEVEIEARDQNGAVVSRKSTWVRIENANPVKFPNLKGPKAEQLAARIWNCIRLTESRKLAHYELAKIFLKIGDKENAAKHFEYTVAYDSNFLDARDQLIILQGRKPEYAELRQGPAGSRMVAITFDDGPNERTEETLNVLRKLGIRATFFLVGFRAEAQPELVKLIEAGGHQIENHTYSHENLANLSQKQVEMELAKGAAVIRAITGRESRFFRPPGGHANNAVLKAAARLGLTGVFWSINCTKYEGASHVILARSVVDNVNDGAIILMHNGEPATLSALPQIVSELRSRGYRFVTIAEMMEALR; encoded by the coding sequence ATGCGCACCGTTTCTAGACTACTCCAATTGTTTTTCCTTTCTTTAATCTTGAGTGCGGCGGCATTGGGAGCCGAATACAGCGACTTGCTACAAGAAGCAGTCGCAAATATCGAATTGGGCAAATACGATGATGCCTTTCAAGCAGTTGAGCAAGCCTTTGCCCTAAACTCGTCTGATTTGCTTGGCCATCTTGCACTTGGCACTATTTATCTTCATGTCGGAAACCTCTCGGATGCGGAAAAAGAATACCACCACGCCATTGCGGCTAATCCAAATGAATGGCGCGCCCATTATGCTCTCGCAATTTGCGCTCTCCTCAAAGGCGATAGACTCGGAATGGAAAAATGGGCAAAATTGGCAGAAAAAATAAACAATAGCTCCAAAGAGATTTCATTGCTAAGGTGCTATTTGGATTATGTAGACGGCAAAGCTGCCGACTGCATCGCACCCGAATCAACACTTGCAAAGCAAATTCGCGCAATGGCAAAGCTGAAAGCAGGCGATATTGAATCCGCTTCCAACCTGCTTGTGGATGTGCTTCAAAGCCCGGCGCCCCCAGGGTTTGAGGAGTTTCGAGCTCCTATCGCCACATTTGACAAGAAACAACCAATAGCCTTGCCAAACGGAAAGCTTTCAAAGAAGCACCCACAACAAAAAAATGCCCCTGTTGTGTCTGGTATCGTAACCCTAACTGCCGATGCAAGCAAGCTAGAGCAGGTTGCATATGTAGTGTTTTTCGTTGACAAAAATTTTGTGGGCGTAACAAATTACAGCCCGTTTAGGTTCGATTGGAATACCCTCAACCACCCAAATGGCTTGCACGAGGTTGAAATCGAAGCACGCGACCAAAATGGCGCTGTTGTCAGCAGAAAATCTACATGGGTTCGAATAGAAAACGCTAATCCTGTTAAGTTCCCGAATCTAAAGGGTCCTAAAGCAGAACAGCTTGCAGCACGCATTTGGAATTGCATTCGCTTGACCGAGTCGCGAAAGCTGGCACACTACGAATTGGCAAAAATATTCCTCAAGATTGGAGATAAAGAAAACGCCGCAAAGCATTTCGAGTATACAGTCGCGTACGATTCAAATTTCCTTGATGCACGCGACCAGCTAATTATTCTGCAGGGGCGAAAGCCCGAATATGCCGAACTGCGCCAGGGTCCCGCCGGCTCGCGGATGGTTGCAATCACCTTCGATGATGGACCAAATGAGCGCACAGAGGAAACGCTAAATGTACTGCGGAAGCTTGGGATTCGTGCAACTTTCTTCCTGGTCGGATTTCGTGCGGAGGCACAGCCAGAGCTTGTAAAATTAATCGAGGCGGGGGGCCACCAAATCGAAAATCATACGTACAGTCACGAAAACCTTGCGAACCTATCCCAAAAGCAGGTTGAGATGGAGCTGGCAAAAGGAGCCGCTGTCATCCGCGCCATTACCGGCAGAGAGTCGCGCTTTTTTAGGCCCCCAGGAGGACATGCAAACAACGCTGTCCTTAAAGCCGCCGCTCGCTTGGGGCTAACCGGCGTGTTTTGGAGCATTAACTGCACTAAGTATGAGGGAGCCAGCCATGTAATCCTCGCTCGCTCGGTAGTAGACAATGTGAACGATGGCGCGATTATCCTTATGCATAATGGTGAGCCTGCAACCCTCAGCGCACTCCCCCAAATCGTGAGCGAGCTTCGAAGTCGAGGCTACCGCTTCGTTACAATTGCTGAGATGATGGAGGCTTTGCGTTAA
- a CDS encoding DedA family protein — translation MDHFLKPIANWVIEQIGSFGYPAVIAMMAIESACIPLPSEIIMPFSGFLVYKGIFNLHLASLSGALGCAIGSAVAYYAGMRGGRPFIKRYGKYLLIKGKDIDRADYLFDKYGEPIVFVSRLLPVIRTFISFPAGVSRMNFGRFMVYSFVGSIPWCYFLAYVGKVLGENWSSIRSYFHNADIVIAVLIGVAFAFWLYHHLKPEG, via the coding sequence AACCAATAGCGAATTGGGTGATAGAGCAAATAGGCTCATTTGGATATCCCGCCGTTATAGCGATGATGGCGATAGAAAGCGCATGCATTCCTCTGCCCAGCGAGATAATAATGCCATTCTCAGGCTTCTTGGTCTATAAAGGTATTTTCAATCTTCACCTCGCATCGCTCTCAGGCGCACTTGGTTGCGCAATTGGCTCGGCGGTTGCGTACTATGCGGGGATGCGCGGAGGAAGGCCTTTCATAAAAAGATACGGAAAATACTTGCTAATCAAGGGAAAGGATATAGACCGCGCCGATTACTTGTTTGATAAGTATGGTGAGCCAATTGTCTTTGTAAGCCGCTTGCTTCCTGTAATCCGAACTTTCATCTCTTTCCCCGCAGGCGTCTCCCGCATGAATTTTGGCCGCTTCATGGTCTACTCGTTTGTGGGCTCTATCCCGTGGTGCTATTTCCTTGCCTATGTCGGCAAGGTGCTTGGCGAAAATTGGAGTTCAATCCGCTCATACTTCCACAATGCAGACATCGTAATTGCCGTCTTGATTGGCGTTGCGTTTGCCTTTTGGCTCTACCACCACCTTAAACCAGAAGGCTAA